The genomic segment CTGGTATTTGTCTAGCAGCCAGGGAGTCAGATTGGAAATTGGTGATTTCAGCCAGTGCTTGCCATTTTTGCATGTAGCAGATGGTTCATGAATGGACTGTGTGTGTGGTCCATTATTAGCCTAGATCTTGTTGTTAACAAGGctaagaaaatgtatttcttcatTATTTGTGGGTATGAAGGGGTGCCATAACAAATAGTTGGACGTGAAACAATGTCAAGCCGTAAATGTTTGTATGTACACATGCAAATTAAGTATTCATTTACATTAAGGATGTTTTCTTAATGCCAGTAACTCAAATGAGGTGAGttgtctgtttatttttaaaaaggatTTTTGGCTCAGGTTCAGTAATACGTTCAAGTGTTTATTCTGTGTCCTGTCAGCGCTGTATGAATTTTCTTTTGTGAAACTTCTGTCTGGATGTTTTATTTGTGGCTTAATGTGGGTGGGCAGGAGTGAgcgtgacacttttttttttgttcccctGAATGGGGGAGGTTGAGGCTTCTGGCCAGAGAGGGTGTCCGCACACGCTCTCTCACACGCAGGCCGGCACGTCTTTCTGAGTCCTCTGAAGCTGATGGTGATATCTGtcttcatctctctcttttatCCAGTCTTCTCCTCCCCTCTTGTGTGAGATGAGGTCTCAAGTGTGCCAATTCCACCCTGAAAATGATATTTACCCTCTTTTATTCTTTTGTCCCCTCTCTTCCTCTGTGTCTCGCTTTCAGAGAGTGCTCACTATTTTGGGACAGCGAGTATCTATGCACTACAGTGACCCAAAGCCCCGTGCTAACGAAGACTGGCTCTGCAATAAGGTAACTTTCTTAATGTTCGTCATTTCaatttaataaagtattatgttaaattaagttaaattaagAATTAATTCTTGAATTAGTGTGCCTTAAAGGGGTAATTCACCTTAAAACGAAAattaagggtatgtttacacgacaacgatgttcTAAAAacgtgaaacattttttttttttctttgtacagatgacaacgttatcaaaactatccccattcacacggatctgcgCCAGTGACTAAAATGCTATATTACGCATGtcagacaagtagttggcgatatcactttgtaaagaaagactacgtgCCTGCGCatacgcattcttttacagagcactcgcctcgcgcatgcctatccaccttatttctatagtttactgcactttgatattcttctcgttaTTTCCCTATGGCGGGTAATAAAtcagaagtctcgcacattcacagaaaacaccttatttccacgttgaaaaataaggtgtatagactaaacacgtaatacgcatgtgcatgccatcaccgttttcacagatctgtgtttttgcagtttacacggagataacggtatcgttttcaaaaacttccactttgaaacccgttttcaaaagtttgcgttttcaggccaccaaaaagCTGTTGTCGTGTAAGTGAATggccaaatgcataaaaagttttccgtttttagttgaaaacggtgttgtgtaaacagccccttagtcatcatttactcatcctagTGTTCTAATGCCAGATCAACGGACAAGGTAATTTCCCTAACGTATACACTTGGAATATACGACATGTGTTGCACTGGATCATTCTGTGATtcttttgcatctttttaaaaaaaagcttgatgctggtcacTATTCATTGCAATTATAAGGACGGGCGCAAgcgggactttttttttttttttgtggtctgaaaaagaaagaagggcatactGCATTAGAACAACggcagggtgagtaaatgatgacttagttcacactaaaataaaaatgatccctttaaaggtttagttgaccaaaaaactaaaattttgcCGTTTActtcatatcgttccaaacccataagacttttgttcatcttcgaaacacaaatcaagatatacGTATTTAATGAAACCTCCATTGAAGGTCCACACAACcaaaactttgatgcttcaatagaaaataaaagtaatccatatgaatcaagtaGTTTAATCCAAGTCACTTTCAGATCGCTTAATATGATGAACAAATTTAACTTAGGCTTAcattcacatataaactttgATTAATGTacatacatagagcacattAAATATGGTAAATGGAAGAGCAAACGTGTTTGCTTGACGATTACAAACCTCATCGGTTCTCGCTTGTCAACCAAGCTTGTTTGAGCTCCAACAGAACAATGAGGTTTGTTGCTCGTTAAGCAAGTATGGTTGAGCTGCCGTTGAGCCTTATTATTATacttatgtatttaaatattataataaataatttgatgATGCCACAATAATAGACCATGTGGGAGAAAAACATCCAAATAATGGTGCAGTTTTATCCCCAAACAATTGCATAGAAAACTCTGGAgacttaaataattttatatttaatgtgcTCTGGGTATGTGCAttattcagtgtttatatgtgaaaagtgaagtgattgtgtctcttcagaagacttggataaaaccgcttgattcatatggattacttttactttttatctctttatgaacattttgaagcgtcaaatttTTAGTGGAATGGACTATCAAtagagagacagaaatctcagaatttattacatttcttaatttgtgttttgaagatgaatgaaagtcatctgggtttggaaagacaaagctgagtaaatgatcacagaataTTTATCtttgatgaactatcccttttaaatggaaaaaaatatttcttagtGATGTAGTGAGTTTTTCTCTCTTGTTTTGATTGGCAGTGTGGAGTGCAGAACTTCAAACGAAGAGAAAAGTGTTTCAAATGCGGAGTTCCAAAATCAGGtgtgaataaaaattaatttgttgcAGTTCCTTTTCTCATGATCCACAtggtaaaaacataaatattaatataagttCTTGCATATATTGCTCTCTCTTTTCAGAGGCTGAGCTGAAACTGTCTTTGGTGCCAAAGAGTTTACCTTTGGGTCAGTTAAAGGACTCAGCTCAGGGTTTACTGCCCCTTCCCATCATATACCAGACAGCATCTCCGATTCTCAACTTAAGTTCCTCGTCCCAGGCTGCCGAAGTGGCCAATGACAGTAGGTCCTACACACATTTCACACTTTCACTTTGGGGTAAGACACTGTTTACATCGGTGTTCACGTCTCTTTAGCTCTGATACTACGGAATCTGGGACCCCATACAACACTAGAGGTCATTTTGTCCGCTTTGGCCCCGTTTGCTACTCTCTCCCCTTCAAATGTACGGCTCATCAAAGACAAACAGACACAGCTCAACCGAGGGTTTGCTTTCCTGCAGCTCACTACTATTGTGGTAAGACAGTGACTCTGCTTGCAAATGGCATCTGCTTGTTTAGTTGGGGAGGTGTTGCCATAAAACATGTGTAAGACTAACAAAAACAGGTATTGTTTCATGTTTTAGGAAGCTTCACAGCTGCTTCAGATCCTCCAGTCCCTGCAGCCTCCTCTCTCTATTGACGGCAAGCTCATCTCTATAGAGTTTGCCAAGGGCTCCAAACGGTATGAGTTCATGCTTTTCTAATACTGGTCCTGCAGCGTTACACTGATGTCATAGTTGTGTAATAGGAAAAGGAAAATGCAGCAGAGCCACACATTTGAGAATGTTTATAGAtcacatttttactataatgCTTTACATGTATGTTATACAGTTTTGTGagattttttctctctctctctctctctctctctctctctctctctctctctctctctctctctctctctctctctctctctctctctctctctctctctctctctctctctcagagatGTTTTTCTGGCAGATGGGAGTCGGGTGAGTGTGGCAACAGTTGCGAGTACAGCTATAGCTGCAGCTCAGTGGGCCGTCACTCAGGTACCCACAGCACAGGGAAATGGCTTGATTTGAACAGCATAAAGACTAATATGTGGGAAATAATTAACTCTAGGATGTTCAGTTAGTGATAATGAATGTGCACCCAATGTGTAAATGGCAGCCATGTTGCAATGCAGATTGAATTAATATCAATTATTCCACACAGTTACCACAATTGTCAAGGTTTTGGACTAGAAATTATGGTGGCTGAGAGAGCTCAACACGCTGCAACttaagaaaacacatgcaaatagaaaaaacaccagcaaattaagaaaacataaTAAGTTTGACAACACGTGCTGCAAATAATCACAAGtgcacaacgcaaccaaatacttACAACGCTCTGCAAATACCACAAAGttctgcaactgaagaaaacacatgcaaatagaaaaaacaccagtaaattaaaaaaacatcttcatcagtttgacaacacatgctgcaaatactcgCAATGCAACCacatacagaaacgtgctgcaaatacccACAACGCACATACGATgaggatgttaaaataaacaaaaactcacCTTTCAGGTTATCGACAGCACCACTGACGAGTAGACATTGAACAATAAGTCCCAGCCAGGTTTGTAACTTGTTGGGGTCCCCTTGAAACATTTCCTTTGTGGTCTGTGcaatttacagtgtgtttctgtacttggttgcattgtgagtatttgaaagcatttctgtatttggttgtgttgtgagtatttgcagcacatttctgtatttagttgcattgtgagtatttgcagacATTTCTgaatttggttgcattgtgagtatttgcagatgattctgtatttggttgcattgtgagtgtTTGCAACGCCTTTCTGTATTTGTTTGCATTATGTGTATTTGCAAttcatttttgtatttggttgcattgtgagtatttgcagtgcgtttctgtatttggttgaaTTGTTAGTATTTGCTGCACGTTTCTGTATTGGGTTGCATTGCAGCATGCATTTtatcaaactgatgaagatgttttgttaatttgctgtgtttttttttctatttgcatgcgttttcttcagttgcagtgtGTTGAGCTCTCTCAGCCACCGTAGAAAATGCTCTTGTGTTGAAATACTTCCCTGTCGCAGCAATCTTGCTTAGAAACAGTTCAAGTCACTGTTACTAGTTCAGAAAATCTGTGATGTGTAACTAATGTCAAACAAACCTAGATCTATTTAATAGCCATACAATTACAGCAAACAGCTTCGAATGAgtctcaaccaatcagaatcaagaatttttattaaaactgactgtgtttgttGAATATTACCACAATACTAATTAGTAATGCGACTGGAAATATTTGgctgaaaattaatttttggtTTTGGCCAAGACATTTTGAGGGCTGAAATCATTGAACGAAACAGCAATGTTTAATTATGTtcatttaaacatgaattaacatcagAAGGTTTATTTAAAGAAACAGTACAACATgccaaaatgtatcatgtctcatgtaatcactcgatcagtgtttcaaccacggaaagatgTCGATAAAACAGTCACGTAATACATTTACTTCAAGAAAATCATTCAGTGCCCATAAATTCATTAGTTAGCTAGAAAAATGATCTCTAAATGAGAAGTATTTTGACAAATATATTGTATGCagtatattacatattcatttaatttttacttaacctgttgtctacattatgtaatgtatgtttgaataaatgtcATGAAACAAGTTATCACAGCCATCATTTAAATATTACGTTTTCAGCaacaaattggagtagaaacataaAGTAATTCAGTAATTCAATATCAATATATCAATTATATCAACTTATTTATATCAATAAGTTGATataaaactgccttatgtgcaatgtaaatgtttataaacaactcagtttttatttaagtgttgattattaaatacatttgataaattaattgattattaaactaTTTTCAGTTTCGGTTTCCAGCTAAATTAAAACTTTCGGTTTCTGTGTtctggtaaaaaaaacaacaacataatttTGGTGCATCACTAATACTAACCCTTTCAAGggatttcctgaagaaaattcACATACATGGATTAAAAATTCTTCAATTagtctgaattttttttttttttttttgataactaaTGAACTTAATGAACTAATGAACAAGTTTCAGCTTATGTACTGAGAGTTGCAGAACGTATTTGTCTTACATTCAGTGTTGAGATGTGATTTCCTTCTTTAACACACCCTGACAAATGTCTGGTTATTGTTCCAGACGGCGCAGCTCTCGGGTGCAGCTCCGAGCGGTGATTTCAGTGTGCACCAGCAGGGGGCAGCAGCTGTGTTTGGGCAAGAGGCCGTGCAGGGTGTCAGAGTAGAGGCGCAACCCTTTAAAGGGCCAGCGGCTGTGGTACTGACTAGCCACACTTCATTAGGCACTCCTGATGGAGGAACTACCTCTACAGGTATAACTACAGCTCAGTTACATCTGCTGTCAGCCCGTGAGTCTTTTATTGCAGTAAGTGTGAATGTGTATTTGATCACAGGAGAAACAGGTGCTACCTCCATATTGGCACTCACAGCATCCCAGACCCAGCTTGTCGCCACGACAACCTCCACACAGGCCAATCAGGTAGAGTTctgtttttcactttaattagTTATTTGATTTTCTATTACTATCAAAATTCAGTGAACAATCTTTTAGATTTCCGAAGCACTAATTGTCTGTctttatactgtgtgtgtgtgtgtgtgtgtgtgtgtgtgtgtgtgtgtgtgtgtgtgcaaaggCCCGAGTGGAGATCATTGGGAAACCTCAGCCTGCTACCCCAAACCAGCCTGCCACACCTGGAACTGCTTTGGAGTGTCAGCAGTACCGTAAGCATACTGTCCAaaatattaaagtgcccctattatgttatttaaaggCTCCCATTTTTATCTCCTACAATACATACatccacataaaaaaaataaaaaaaaatcaatttaattttcTCGTAAtttacattgcagcatcacctcttttctcacagtgtctgataAGGATTAGGTCTCTCTAAATTCTTCCTTTTGAAGAGCTTCCTCTGTTctaattggtcagatggcccagtctgttgggATTGGTCTACTcggctctgattggtcagatggctcagtctgtTGGGATTGGTCTACTcagctctgattggtcagatggctcagtctgttgggattggtctactctgctctgattggtcagatggcccagtctgttgggATTGGTCTACTcggctctgattggtcagatggctcagtctgtTGGGATTGGTCTACTcggctctgattggtcagatggctcagtctgttgggattggtctactctgctctgattggtcagatggcccagtctgttgggACTGGTCTACTCTgccctgattggtcagatggcccagtctgttgggattggtctactctgccctgattggtcagatggcccagtcttaTACACAGTAACAGTAATGATGGCATTGGTTTTAGCGTATCAATTCAAGCCATAGttctcatcctttggaagtacAGCAAAGtagatttgctttggcagcgcAGAAAACTGTGTCTTCtcaacatgtcaacaacacgaaccaaactcttccagtctcagctacaactacagtgtttaagggtcaaagtagacattgttcacgggcagccaatgaagaacATAGGCCGGAAGCATAGTGCAGGAaataagactggaattactcattttggcagttcagaatcaattttttcttttaggagacaataactccattatCGTGATTTTGAAACATTGCACAACTTTTactttcacaaacagctatattacacacggcatgaaaggtaatatccgaaaaagcataataggggtacttgaatatttattttaccaaAAATGCATTTGTGGCTACTTTAGCTGACCTAATGAATTCCTATGCATCTTAATTTTCATATGAATGATGTACATCAGTTGTATTTTCTCTTTCCTGCAGCGGATCCTGACGTGTCCACGTACCAGTATGATGAGAACTCTGGCTATTATTATGACCCTCTTACAGGCCTCTACTATGACCCAAATTCACAGGTAATAAAAAATGCTCAGAGATTGCAGAGCACAGTTTATGTGGAGCGCGTGCCACTGCTTCATACACCAGTATCCTGGAGGATTTGGTCATTTACACAGGCTTATTGACAGAGAAGAAGGGGCATAATAACATTGTCACAGAATTACTTAATaagcatttgttttaaataataaaatattggtaAACACCTTAAAACGAATAGTGAAAAGTtggcatattttaaaataatttgggTCTTCTCTTGTCCGTTCagtaaaaaacatttgttttaaattaccCAAGACCTGAGGCTACTAGTATCAGACCGGACCAGCGTCCGAGGCACTCGTCAAAGCTTTGGACCCAAACCTGCTCAGATCTTGGGTTGGACTGCGGGTTTTCAGATCCAAGTGGACCCGTGAAGACCTCTAGTTCCAACCCTTATCAAACACACATGAACCAGCGAATAAGTGTCTACAGAGTTACTTGAAAATTATAggtaggtgagtttgatcagggttgtagctaaactcTGGAGGACGTCATCCCTCCAGGGCAGGATTTGAGGAACCCTGAGTTAAACCCTAAATATCAAGTAGCTGTTTATATCTGGGGTGATTCAGTCAATCAGAATACTATGGACTGTTGCCAATGATATTGTACCAGCATCAACAAAAGCTATCTTTACACTGAAAAGGTAGAACAGCAGCTGCACCTgaatgacatttctgtttatttacacagactgtttaatgctgctTAAAGGTGGCATACTTGTATCTCATAATGTAAATagcctacataaagtatataaattataaaacaagcatgaaaaacaagttATTCGAActggaaataaattatatacagaaagtgaGCATCAGTGAGGCTGTCGACACTtgaggccccgtccacacggagaGGAGTTTAGCTGTATACGCTAAAAGATTGTATCATATAGGCATTTCGTCCAGACGGATCCGGTgttttcagaaggtgaaaccactatttttttttttttttttttttttttgaaaccgggtcccagagtggataaatctgaaaaggACATCCTtgcgtttttgtgtgtacagccaatccgtatattttgtgaaatgatgatgtcatcaccccacatGCCGACCCTATTCAGAcaccgctaacagcacaaaacagcaacaacaacaacaatagcagactacatgcttgtgttcatgctgcagaagctaccgaggctaaagctttattaaaataaagctttatttctaagctttaggCTACCAAATTTTGTATACAGCGtgcaaggtttatgcgcatgctccaagtcttattctttgtttttagtgtatctctattgcagaattacagcgccacatactgatcttgcatgtatactacatcgttttgagtcgtttcagtggtttcgtgtgtacaCAGATATTTCATgagacaaggaaaaaaaaaagatcggatagggaaagctctggcttcgtgtggatgtaCCCTGAGATATTAACCACTTACATCGTATCTGCACTTGTTTATGATGAGAGAGTTCACAAGAGTGCAGATTCAGTATTCAGTTGATGAGCGTGCTCATAAAAAAACGATGGCGTTTTCAGCTCTGTCTGATCTAAacgcttctgattggccattgcattcatAAGCTCAACAGAAATGTGTGATTGGTTATAATGCTCAGCACTGCAAAAAACAATGCATAAAAAGAAATCTAATGCAATGTGAGCACatctaaatgtaatttttacatttcactttAATCACAACAGCCATAATAGCATGTATACTACAAAATAGAAGAATAGATTTAGTTTAATTGTGCCGGGGCATTTTATGCCCCCTTATCTATTATGAGcatttttgttcagtttggtgtcatttttgccccaagcccCCATTGATTTCCGACTCTGATTCAGGTGAGTTTAATTGTGTAAGGTTTTTGGCACTTATTTGGCTCTTTATTTGATGACCAGTCGGTCAGTGACGACCAAGCTTACTGAGCAACTTAATACAGCTTCTATACAAGCATACTGATACTAAGAatcttttctgtttgttttgtgatgttcttCTAGTACTATTATAATCCTCATACGCAGCAGTACATGTACTGGGATGGGGAAAGACACACGTATGTTCCTGCCTCATCACAGACGTCCGATGACACCACAGATGCTGCAGCCACgggagtgacctctgacctttcaGGTGCTCCCAACAGCAGTAAGGACAAGAAGGACAAGCCCAAGAATAAGACAGCACAGCAGGTACAACCTCACACTACCCAAGGGTagggacacaccaaaccgacgctgaAGAACTAGCGCTGATGAAAGCCGCCTATGTTGTCACCTCGCGTCGACTGCGTAGGGGGAAAAAGTGCGCTTGAACACACTGAAAGAACTACAGCCGACTGTCAACTAGCACAtgcgttctgcgcctgcgtgtAAACGATATAACTGTCGGTTTCTGCAGATATATTCATCTATATTCGAAACCGATGCTGCAGGTTGCAGAGACacaaaccataaacaaagcagcacaTGCTTACCaatttgaatatcaatcatgctgatcactttctttATTCCACTCGGCTCATGTTGATACTAAGATATTCTCCCAGGAACACTCCCAGGTgcagcaaattagctcaaaagaaatatgaataattatttataacttgtttgtgaaattaatattagaatcaattaacctgtttgtCTAGTGAAcactttaattgtttattaattctaagaaatgttaatttcctggttatgggaaataacattcttactgtacagtactactcagagcaggTAGTCAAAATCTGCATGATtagggactccagtatatgAGCATGAAACACGGACAACTTTACATGTGACacaaacaagactttattaactaaacacttaaactactctaacattcacacacatacatgcatacagttaccaagggaaagagagagctgaagcagaatacaggaaagcaagaagttatagcattgtttgaaattcagcagatcaacaaCCAGtaaaccatcagtttagttctaacttgcccttctttaaaaggggttaggatacttaatgtatcaaaaaatgagactaagtttgatacttgcatgtctcgccCATTTGAATTAAACTGTCCTGATGCATTTGCTGATGTTGTCTTGATGAGAGAGAACCAATTGAAGTTAtaggatctttggtgaatggaaaGACAAGACCGCagcctggcacaagcttggggGTCCTTAGAAGGCTTGTAGCGCAGCATCATCTTCACATCAGAGTTTACCAGAAAAAAGGGACTGTGCTTGGGTGTTtgagagaagaaccttctagattcttataatactaatgtgtcacagagttagcaaaatttaatgtaaattaacaaATCGATAACGAAGATTGGAGTTCATAGAGACCAAACATGCtacccatgtgattttagttaacCGTAGTATGGAACTCTGAAACATTAATGCAAAAGagttcaaaagagagaattaatacTTAGGCCAAACCCCATTTAAAGGAAAATCATGAGAggggaaaattggatacatgtttatacatttctcaagtGGTTACATATAGAATATATAAGGGTTTATCTGTCCTTCTTAACAAGAATTAAGTGAGAGTCAAAACTCTCTGCAAATTCCTTTGTGTCATAAACCTTATCAGTCCTCATGTGTCCTGTAAACAGATGCTTGGTGTTAGCTGCATTTGTTGCAGTTTTTGGGGGATGGTTCACATACCTTTGTTGGGAGATTGATTTTgctggattattcattaaatataattaataatttgtgtgtgtgtgtgtgtgtgtgtgtgtgtgtgtgtgtgtgtgtgtgtgtgtgtgcaccgaTTCTACATGCTGAATTGGACAAAAAAACCTGACGGTGTCCAACTTGAGCCAACAGTGTGGAACACAATGGAAAAACTAAGTTGGCCAACGCTCAAAAACGGCCCGATGTTGCCGATTGTCGGCTTGGTCTGTCCCAGGCttaagtcaccatgaaatcaaccTGTCAGTCACATGAgattgaccaatagcaaaccacgaccatccaatcaattcccatggacaaaattaagtcccaccctacatttttttttcttccatttcatgccTACTTTGAATTAAAGGTGTTAGAAATCAGAAATGCTCGCatcttaagcccaaagtatacttcagtttCAAGTGAAACACAGCCTTATGAGGCTTATGAATTATGAGTGATCTTGAGCGATCGACTATGAGCGATCGATGAATGTCTTTGTGCAAAAATGTCCCCTCATTCAAACACTCGTCATCTTGGCCgtctgttgttgttgctgtctCCACAAGTTTCGTctcatcattttctttttcaactgTGAAGCAACAGGCCTTGGCTGTGTAAAAACCGAAGTATACTGTGGGCTTTAGAGGGTGAGGTTTTGGTGAGATGGCATGTCATTTAAATCGAGTATCCCTTCCTGATGTATCTGTATGTTTCTTCAGATAGCCAAAGACATGGAGCGGTGGGCCAAAAGTCTGAACAGGCAGAAAGAGAATGGCCGATTGTCCTTGTCATCCTCGTTGAGTACAAACTCTCGATTGATGGCACAGGGTAGACCCGATGACAGACGGGAATCTGCCAGCGCGGACGCGGGTTACGCCGTCCTGGAGATGAAGGTTGGGTTTTTACACGTCTGACTAATGCCCTGCTCTTCATGTCTTACTGATGGtgtgacttttctttttttctcccatagGGTGCCTTGCTAGAGAGACCTCAGATTCTGATGGAACAGATCACACATCCAGAAGAAAGAGAA from the Ctenopharyngodon idella isolate HZGC_01 chromosome 22, HZGC01, whole genome shotgun sequence genome contains:
- the rbm10 gene encoding RNA-binding protein 10 isoform X3 yields the protein MDYERRGGRGDRMGRYGKESDDHDYRDMDYRGYGQENGLGLNSRLTNARQHERDNSFEGVRDFASGKFSNNRPGFSQKVNRGSRDSQLEKSLLQSPPNQNIHSRFQQDDKDYEFEPEVDAHGRNMQTFRSGQKVYLDDQTPDEGEENEDNTWGRVRGRHNSQGECGAEWRAEEDKYSRHVGHKQGLPDQVQSAKSKMRDGIYQHAVEMSQEEPEPRDQDYRSDTEPVQKPSNIVMLRMLPPNATVNEIRARLQEQGIQPREVRLMRNKSSGQSRGFAFVEFNHLQEASRWMETNQRVLTILGQRVSMHYSDPKPRANEDWLCNKCGVQNFKRREKCFKCGVPKSEAELKLSLVPKSLPLGQLKDSAQGLLPLPIIYQTASPILNLSSSSQAAEVANDTLILRNLGPHTTLEVILSALAPFATLSPSNVRLIKDKQTQLNRGFAFLQLTTIVEASQLLQILQSLQPPLSIDGKLISIEFAKGSKRDVFLADGSRVSVATVASTAIAAAQWAVTQTAQLSGAAPSGDFSVHQQGAAAVFGQEAVQGVRVEAQPFKGPAAVVLTSHTSLGTPDGGTTSTGETGATSILALTASQTQLVATTTSTQANQARVEIIGKPQPATPNQPATPGTALECQQYPDPDVSTYQYDENSGYYYDPLTGLYYDPNSQYYYNPHTQQYMYWDGERHTYVPASSQTSDDTTDAAATGVTSDLSGAPNSSKDKKDKPKNKTAQQIAKDMERWAKSLNRQKENGRLSLSSSLSTNSRLMAQGRPDDRRESASADAGYAVLEMKGALLERPQILMEQITHPEERESPPQGLVAGYSGETDSEEEGGEREERLTDWSKLACLLCRRQFPSKEALIRHQQLSELHRQNLEQRRARPGQPETHERSETEY
- the rbm10 gene encoding RNA-binding protein 10 isoform X1 — translated: MDYERRGGRGDRMGRYGKESDDHDYRDMDYRGYGQENGLGLNSRLTNARQHERDNSFEGVRDFASGKFSNNRPGFSQKVNRGSRDSQLEKSLLQSPPNQNIHSRFQQDDKDYEFEPEVDAHGRNMQTFRSGQKVYLDDQTPDEGEENEDNTWGRVRGRHNSQGECGAEWRAEEDKYSRHVGHKQGLPDQVQSAKSKMRDGIYQHAVEMSQEEPEPRDQDYRSDTEPVQKPSNIVMLRMLPPNATVNEIRARLQEQGIQPREVRLMRNKSSGQSRGFAFVEFNHLQEASRWMETNQRVLTILGQRVSMHYSDPKPRANEDWLCNKCGVQNFKRREKCFKCGVPKSEAELKLSLVPKSLPLGQLKDSAQGLLPLPIIYQTASPILNLSSSSQAAEVANDTLILRNLGPHTTLEVILSALAPFATLSPSNVRLIKDKQTQLNRGFAFLQLTTIVEASQLLQILQSLQPPLSIDGKLISIEFAKGSKRDVFLADGSRVSVATVASTAIAAAQWAVTQTAQLSGAAPSGDFSVHQQGAAAVFGQEAVQGVRVEAQPFKGPAAVVLTSHTSLGTPDGGTTSTGETGATSILALTASQTQLVATTTSTQANQARVEIIGKPQPATPNQPATPGTALECQQYPDPDVSTYQYDENSGYYYDPLTGLYYDPNSQYYYNPHTQQYMYWDGERHTYVPASSQTSDDTTDAAATGVTSDLSGAPNSSKDKKDKPKNKTAQQIAKDMERWAKSLNRQKENGRLSLSSSLSTNSRLMAQGRPDDRRESASADAGYAVLEMKGALLERPQILMEQITHPEERESPPQGLVAGYSGETDSEEEGGEREERLTDWSKLACLLCRRQFPSKEALIRHQQLSELHRQNLEQRRARPGQPETHERSETELRYRDRAAERREKGAVPQQPDAKKRRFSPVSGAGSQMLPGRMEKGFFFRNLPVE
- the rbm10 gene encoding RNA-binding protein 10 isoform X2; translated protein: MDYERRGGRGDRMGRYGKESDDHDYRDMDYRGYGQENGLGLNSRLTNARQHERDNSFEGVRDFASGKFSNNRPGFSQKVNRGSRDSQLEKSLLQSPPNQNIHSRFQQDDKDYEFEPEVDAHGRNMQTFRSGQKVYLDDQTPDEGEENEDNTWGRVRGRHNSQGECGAEWRAEEDKYSRHVGHKQGLPDQVQSAKSKMRDGIYQHAVEMSQEEPEPRDQDYRSDTEPVQKPSNIVMLRMLPPNATVNEIRARLQEQGIQPREVRLMRNKSSGQSRGFAFVEFNHLQEASRWMETNQRVLTILGQRVSMHYSDPKPRANEDWLCNKCGVQNFKRREKCFKCGVPKSEAELKLSLVPKSLPLGQLKDSAQGLLPLPIIYQTASPILNLSSSSQAAEVANDTLILRNLGPHTTLEVILSALAPFATLSPSNVRLIKDKQTQLNRGFAFLQLTTIVEASQLLQILQSLQPPLSIDGKLISIEFAKGSKRDVFLADGSRVSVATVASTAIAAAQWAVTQTAQLSGAAPSGDFSVHQQGAAAVFGQEAVQGVRVEAQPFKGPAAVVLTSHTSLGTPDGGTTSTGETGATSILALTASQTQLVATTTSTQANQARVEIIGKPQPATPNQPATPGTALECQQYPDPDVSTYQYDENSGYYYDPLTGLYYDPNSQYYYNPHTQQYMYWDGERHTYVPASSQTSDDTTDAAATGVTSDLSGAPNSSKDKKDKPKNKTAQQIAKDMERWAKSLNRQKENGRLSLSSSLSTNSRLMAQGRPDDRRESASADAGYAVLEMKGALLERPQILMEQITHPEERESPPQGLVAGYSGETDSEEEGGEREERLTDWSKLACLLCRRQFPSKEALIRHQQLSELHRQNLEQRRARPGQPETHERSETELRYRDRAAERREKGAVPQQPDAKKRRFSPV